One Halobaculum roseum DNA segment encodes these proteins:
- a CDS encoding DUF106 domain-containing protein produces MARIEKRTRELAEEPEMREAIELVLERAEDGEIQWVDVREDLTSGQWGRLIERGLLEDGEAGFALADRDAIEDGLEAPDDSGGGASTGGSSVEIPDSDGASWSIYDKGAAVVTLLFFVGYSYGPVRDVVGNGIDVIFGPLQDLLPLYAVIMIIATLTGLYSTLLRANLMDMDRMAAYQQRMKDIQERRKEAKERGDDEAMDAIQEEQMEAMGDQLGMFKEQFRPMVWIMVLTIPAFLWMYWGIGFRGAEGVWTDLQPIVLPIWGQVGWTENILVMPTWIIWYFLCSMAFTQIIQKGLNISMSPSTS; encoded by the coding sequence ATGGCACGAATCGAGAAGCGCACTCGGGAGCTCGCCGAGGAGCCCGAGATGCGCGAGGCGATCGAACTCGTCCTCGAGCGCGCGGAGGACGGCGAGATCCAGTGGGTCGACGTGCGCGAGGACCTCACCAGCGGGCAGTGGGGTCGGCTCATCGAGCGCGGGCTCCTCGAGGACGGCGAGGCGGGCTTCGCGCTCGCCGACCGCGACGCGATCGAGGACGGGCTGGAGGCGCCCGACGACTCCGGCGGCGGCGCGAGCACGGGCGGCAGCAGCGTCGAGATCCCCGACTCCGACGGGGCGTCGTGGAGCATCTACGACAAGGGCGCGGCCGTCGTGACGCTGCTGTTCTTCGTCGGCTACTCCTACGGCCCGGTCCGGGACGTCGTTGGCAACGGGATCGACGTGATCTTCGGCCCGCTGCAGGACCTGCTGCCGCTGTATGCGGTCATCATGATCATCGCGACGCTCACGGGGCTGTACTCCACGCTCCTGCGGGCGAACCTGATGGACATGGACCGGATGGCCGCCTACCAACAGCGGATGAAGGACATCCAGGAGCGGCGCAAGGAGGCCAAGGAGCGCGGCGACGACGAGGCGATGGACGCCATCCAGGAGGAGCAGATGGAGGCCATGGGCGACCAGCTCGGTATGTTCAAAGAGCAGTTCCGCCCGATGGTGTGGATCATGGTGCTCACGATCCCCGCGTTCCTGTGGATGTACTGGGGGATCGGCTTCCGCGGCGCCGAGGGCGTCTGGACCGACCTCCAGCCGATCGTCCTCCCGATCTGGGGACAGGTCGGCTGGACCGAGAACATCCTCGTCATGCCCACCTGGATCATCTGGTACTTCCTGTGCTCGATGGCGTTCACCCAGATCATCCAGAAGGGGCTCAACATCTCGATGTCGCCGTCGACGTCGTAG
- a CDS encoding adenylate kinase — MTDHRILLLGPPGAGKGTQATRLTDEYDLDHITTGDALRQNKEMETEYGTPGEYMDAGELVPDPVVNEIVVAALEDADGFVLDGYPRNLDQAEFLSEETDLDHVVFLSVPEDELVERLTGRRVCDDCGATYHVEFDRPEEAGVCDECGGELVQRGDDTEDTVRERLRVYRENTEPVVEHYREEGTLVEVSGEGTPDDVFGRLRDVVEA; from the coding sequence ATGACCGACCACCGAATCCTGCTGCTCGGTCCGCCGGGGGCCGGAAAGGGCACCCAGGCGACGCGACTCACCGACGAGTACGACCTCGATCACATCACGACGGGCGACGCGCTCCGCCAGAACAAGGAGATGGAGACGGAGTACGGCACGCCCGGCGAGTACATGGACGCCGGCGAGCTCGTCCCCGACCCCGTCGTCAACGAGATCGTCGTCGCCGCCCTCGAGGACGCCGACGGCTTCGTGCTCGACGGCTACCCGCGCAACCTCGACCAGGCGGAGTTCCTGAGCGAGGAGACCGACCTCGACCACGTCGTCTTCCTGAGCGTCCCCGAGGACGAACTCGTCGAACGACTCACCGGCCGCCGCGTGTGCGACGACTGCGGTGCCACCTACCACGTCGAGTTCGACCGGCCCGAGGAGGCGGGCGTCTGCGACGAGTGCGGCGGCGAGCTGGTCCAGCGCGGGGACGACACCGAGGACACCGTCCGCGAGCGCCTGCGCGTCTACCGCGAGAACACCGAGCCCGTCGTCGAGCACTACCGCGAGGAGGGAACGCTCGTCGAGGTGTCCGGCGAGGGTACCCCCGACGACGTGTTCGGCCGCCTGCGCGACGTGGTCGAGGCCTGA
- the gatD gene encoding Glu-tRNA(Gln) amidotransferase subunit GatD, whose amino-acid sequence MTPSPGDRVRVERAGVTDEGVLMPSSDEEHLVLKLEGGYNVGVDRADAAVEVLERGAREVGEDDSAEDDASEVAFDDDLPTVALISTGGTIASTVDYRTGAVTAQFDAEDVLRAVPDLAGRANYRGRVVANILSENMDPAIWTDLAEAVHEEIAAGADGVVVMHGTDTMQYSASALSFMLDTPVPVVFTGSQRSADRPSSDNVMNAVCAVEAAKSDCAEVMVCMHGTPSDDYCALHRGTRVRKNHTSRRDAFGTVGAEPLGRVDYGTDEDDIAVSFSEGKTYTRRGDAGLAIAPDLVEDVELVKFTPGMDPAALDYLDGKSGVVIEGTGLGHVHTDLIPRFEGLVDDGATVVMTSQCLEGRVCDRVYDTGRDLLDAGVVEAGDTLPGTAKVKLMWALANAADPEDAMGRDLAGELTEESKPWV is encoded by the coding sequence ATGACCCCGAGCCCCGGAGACCGCGTCCGCGTCGAGCGCGCGGGCGTCACCGACGAGGGCGTGTTGATGCCGTCGAGCGACGAGGAGCACCTCGTGCTCAAGCTGGAGGGCGGGTACAACGTCGGCGTCGACCGCGCCGACGCCGCCGTCGAGGTGCTGGAGCGCGGCGCCCGCGAGGTCGGCGAGGACGACAGCGCCGAGGACGACGCCTCAGAGGTCGCGTTCGACGACGACCTCCCGACCGTGGCGCTCATCTCCACCGGCGGCACCATCGCCTCCACCGTCGACTACCGCACCGGCGCCGTCACCGCCCAGTTCGACGCCGAGGACGTGCTGCGCGCCGTCCCCGACCTCGCGGGCCGCGCGAACTACCGCGGCCGCGTCGTCGCCAACATCCTCTCGGAGAACATGGACCCCGCGATCTGGACGGACCTCGCCGAGGCCGTCCACGAGGAGATCGCGGCCGGCGCCGACGGCGTCGTCGTCATGCACGGCACCGACACGATGCAGTACTCCGCGTCGGCGCTGTCGTTCATGCTCGACACGCCGGTCCCCGTCGTCTTCACCGGCAGCCAGCGCTCGGCGGACCGACCCTCCTCGGACAACGTGATGAACGCCGTCTGCGCCGTCGAAGCCGCCAAGTCCGACTGCGCGGAGGTGATGGTCTGCATGCACGGGACGCCCTCCGACGACTACTGCGCGCTCCACCGCGGCACGCGCGTCCGCAAGAACCACACCTCCCGCCGCGACGCCTTCGGGACCGTCGGCGCCGAACCGCTGGGTCGCGTCGACTACGGGACCGACGAGGACGACATCGCGGTGTCGTTCAGCGAGGGGAAGACGTACACCCGCCGCGGCGACGCGGGCCTCGCGATCGCGCCCGACCTCGTCGAGGACGTGGAACTGGTGAAGTTCACGCCCGGGATGGACCCGGCCGCGCTCGACTACCTCGACGGGAAGTCGGGCGTCGTGATCGAGGGCACCGGCCTCGGGCACGTCCACACCGACCTCATCCCGCGGTTCGAGGGTCTCGTCGACGACGGCGCGACGGTTGTCATGACGAGCCAGTGTCTGGAGGGCCGCGTCTGCGACCGCGTGTACGACACCGGACGCGACCTGCTCGACGCCGGCGTCGTCGAGGCCGGCGACACGCTCCCGGGCACCGCGAAGGTGAAGCTGATGTGGGCGCTCGCGAACGCCGCGGATCCCGAGGACGCGATGGGACGCGATCTGGCGGGCGAGTTGACCGAGGAGTCCAAGCCCTGGGTATGA
- the ddh gene encoding D-2-hydroxyacid dehydrogenase, with translation MSDIETLDRLCIHGSVENKFPTESFRAAFDDLDLPTEVVGDGESLGPTDAVASFRPRPEFHDAAWVHCIRAGYDEFDTASYEAAGVPLTNSTGIHDTTVGEMAIGYMLSLARLLHVYRDRQVERDWYAPPYERPFTVENERLCVIGLGTIGEGIARRADALGMEVVGIRRSDESVPGVSERYHPDDLHDAIGDARFVAVTVPHTPETEGLLAGPEFEVMRDDAYVINVARGPIVDDDALVSALESGDIAGAALDVFAEEPLPEDHPLWGFEEVIISPHRGSATNRYHLDIADLVKENVRRIRDGEPLRNRVA, from the coding sequence ATGTCGGACATCGAGACGCTCGACCGGCTCTGCATCCACGGATCGGTCGAGAACAAGTTCCCGACGGAGTCGTTCCGTGCGGCCTTCGACGACCTCGACCTCCCCACGGAGGTCGTCGGTGACGGGGAGTCGTTAGGGCCGACCGACGCGGTCGCGTCGTTCAGACCCCGCCCGGAGTTCCACGACGCTGCGTGGGTCCACTGTATCCGCGCGGGCTACGACGAGTTCGACACGGCGTCGTACGAGGCCGCGGGCGTGCCGCTGACGAACAGCACGGGTATCCACGACACCACCGTCGGCGAGATGGCCATCGGCTACATGCTCTCGCTCGCGCGCCTGCTGCACGTCTACCGCGACCGTCAGGTCGAGCGCGACTGGTACGCCCCGCCGTACGAGCGACCGTTCACCGTCGAGAACGAACGGCTCTGCGTGATCGGTCTCGGCACCATCGGCGAGGGTATCGCCCGTCGGGCGGACGCGCTGGGGATGGAGGTGGTCGGCATCCGGCGGTCGGACGAATCGGTGCCCGGTGTCTCCGAGCGCTACCACCCGGACGACCTCCACGACGCGATCGGCGACGCGCGGTTCGTCGCGGTCACGGTCCCGCACACCCCCGAGACCGAGGGGCTGCTCGCCGGCCCGGAGTTCGAGGTTATGCGCGACGACGCCTACGTCATCAACGTCGCCCGGGGGCCCATCGTCGACGACGACGCGCTCGTGTCGGCGCTTGAGTCGGGTGACATCGCCGGCGCCGCGCTGGACGTGTTCGCCGAGGAGCCCCTCCCGGAGGACCACCCGCTGTGGGGGTTCGAGGAGGTCATCATCTCCCCCCACCGAGGGTCGGCGACGAACCGGTACCATCTCGACATCGCCGACCTCGTGAAGGAGAACGTCCGGCGGATCAGGGACGGCGAGCCGCTCCGCAACCGAGTCGCCTGA
- a CDS encoding GNAT family N-acetyltransferase, with translation MSRREIAHDDPDHEFAIRQARESDVEHVVRFTRDTWGDRHGDYLPDVFDEMVASDGPTQHTMVVDVDDGDDVAGVLQCVMLSDTEAWAQAMRVNPDYRGRNLSPELSRAAFRWARDRGAVVCRNMVFSWNVAGLGQSRSVGFGPATEFRWLQPEPDADADPAPDVVADPDAAWAYWTASDAREHLCGLAMDDEESWACSELTRADLRNAADRDGLFVVADGGTRAMSALAYTYDRENDDGETVTWGIYHAAAWDDTGALESLTDAIARDAAERGIDATRILIPEGVRWVSDAAATRTPVSDEPDFVLAADLTDDSLY, from the coding sequence ATGAGCCGACGGGAGATCGCTCACGACGACCCCGACCACGAGTTCGCGATCCGGCAGGCCCGCGAGTCCGACGTCGAACACGTCGTCCGGTTCACGCGCGACACCTGGGGCGACAGACACGGCGACTACCTCCCGGACGTGTTCGACGAGATGGTCGCGAGCGACGGACCGACCCAGCACACGATGGTCGTCGACGTCGACGACGGCGACGACGTGGCCGGCGTCCTCCAGTGCGTCATGCTCTCGGACACGGAGGCGTGGGCGCAGGCGATGCGCGTCAATCCCGACTACCGCGGCCGGAACCTCTCGCCGGAGCTCTCGCGGGCGGCCTTCCGATGGGCCCGCGATCGGGGCGCCGTGGTCTGCCGGAACATGGTGTTCTCGTGGAACGTCGCGGGCCTCGGTCAGTCGCGCTCGGTCGGCTTCGGCCCCGCGACGGAGTTCCGCTGGCTCCAGCCCGAGCCGGACGCCGACGCCGACCCCGCGCCCGACGTGGTCGCCGACCCCGACGCCGCGTGGGCGTACTGGACGGCCAGCGACGCCCGCGAGCACCTCTGCGGGCTCGCGATGGACGACGAGGAGTCGTGGGCCTGCTCGGAGCTGACCCGCGCGGACCTCCGGAACGCGGCCGACCGCGACGGCCTGTTCGTCGTCGCCGACGGCGGCACCCGGGCGATGTCGGCGCTGGCGTACACGTACGACCGGGAGAACGACGACGGGGAGACGGTGACGTGGGGGATCTACCACGCCGCGGCGTGGGACGACACCGGGGCGCTGGAGTCGCTCACGGACGCGATCGCCCGCGACGCCGCCGAGCGCGGGATCGATGCGACCCGGATCCTGATCCCCGAGGGGGTGCGGTGGGTGTCGGACGCGGCCGCGACGCGCACCCCGGTCTCCGACGAGCCCGACTTCGTGCTCGCGGCGGATCTCACCGACGACTCGCTGTACTGA
- a CDS encoding DUF1405 domain-containing protein, with translation MADDTATRNPLPESLAEFYLTTPFTLGLLLLVNALAFLVGVRYYVETMPAVATWLWPLYGDSPTAIALATLVLAALVPFAGRRLSSVPRTTLLSVLSTLAVVWLVKTGLWTFLALNVPFVRPDLPADLYVGFDADSLWAYWGILATHAAFLAEALLIARVGRTSRPVLGGVAVLALANDLFDYGFLLGLPLSNHPPVRYEPGWTLALGSLAATVVAVAVAATVLPSIDGGRRRRGA, from the coding sequence GTGGCCGACGACACCGCGACCCGAAACCCGCTTCCCGAGTCGCTGGCGGAGTTCTACCTCACGACGCCGTTCACGCTGGGGCTGTTGCTGCTCGTCAACGCGCTCGCGTTCCTCGTCGGCGTCCGCTACTACGTCGAGACGATGCCCGCGGTGGCGACGTGGCTGTGGCCGCTGTACGGCGACTCGCCGACGGCGATCGCGCTCGCCACGCTCGTGCTCGCGGCGCTGGTCCCGTTCGCCGGCCGCCGGCTGTCGTCGGTTCCCCGAACCACCCTGCTGTCGGTGTTGTCGACGCTCGCGGTCGTCTGGCTGGTCAAGACCGGGCTGTGGACGTTCCTCGCGCTGAACGTGCCGTTCGTCCGGCCGGATCTCCCCGCCGACCTGTACGTCGGCTTCGACGCCGACTCGCTGTGGGCGTACTGGGGCATCCTCGCCACGCACGCGGCCTTCCTCGCGGAGGCGCTGTTGATCGCCCGCGTCGGCCGAACGTCGAGGCCGGTGCTTGGCGGCGTCGCGGTCCTCGCGCTCGCGAACGATCTCTTCGATTACGGCTTCCTTCTCGGGCTCCCGCTGTCGAACCATCCGCCGGTCCGCTATGAGCCCGGCTGGACGCTCGCGCTGGGGAGCCTCGCCGCGACGGTCGTCGCGGTCGCGGTCGCGGCGACCGTCCTGCCGTCGATCGACGGCGGGCGTCGCCGACGCGGTGCTTAA
- a CDS encoding ArsR/SmtB family transcription factor — protein sequence MDSAVLLDLLGNENRRRILRLLSHKPCYVTEISEYLGVSPKAVIDHLRKLEDAGLIESHTDDRRRKYFHIARDVRLEVNVSRHGFGTKSAYPANPSLDIQGRCPHMHIDLELRSLEPTADGDGDAATVDGDAGTGDAARGADDRRGDLAQLAAEFDELQDLENELSLAQRWVHGRMSELLDRVNDRLGVDADSRFYAKLLAAVTSTDGSHRAVVEEVDADPQAVEDGLQRLADADLLARESGRWRLAG from the coding sequence ATGGACTCCGCGGTGCTGCTTGATCTCCTGGGAAACGAGAACCGCCGGCGCATCCTCCGGCTGCTCTCGCACAAGCCGTGTTACGTCACCGAGATCAGCGAGTACCTCGGCGTGTCGCCGAAGGCGGTCATCGACCACCTGCGGAAGCTTGAGGACGCGGGGCTCATCGAGAGCCACACCGACGACCGCCGGCGCAAGTACTTCCACATCGCCCGCGACGTGCGCCTGGAGGTGAACGTCTCCCGGCACGGCTTCGGCACGAAGTCCGCCTACCCCGCCAACCCGAGCCTCGACATCCAGGGTCGCTGCCCGCACATGCACATCGACCTGGAGCTTCGGTCGCTCGAACCGACGGCCGACGGCGACGGCGACGCGGCGACCGTCGACGGCGACGCGGGCACGGGCGACGCCGCCCGAGGCGCCGACGACCGCCGGGGGGATCTGGCCCAGTTGGCCGCCGAGTTCGACGAGCTCCAGGACCTCGAAAACGAACTCTCGCTGGCCCAACGGTGGGTCCACGGCCGGATGAGCGAGCTGCTCGACCGCGTGAACGACCGCCTCGGCGTCGACGCGGACTCCCGATTCTACGCCAAGTTGCTCGCGGCCGTCACCTCGACCGACGGGAGCCACCGCGCCGTCGTCGAGGAGGTCGACGCCGACCCGCAGGCCGTCGAGGACGGGCTGCAACGGCTCGCGGACGCGGACCTGCTCGCGCGCGAGTCCGGTCGCTGGCGGCTCGCAGGCTAG
- a CDS encoding SDR family NAD(P)-dependent oxidoreductase, which produces MDGTTAVVTGGTRGVGRAVASAFADAGAHVVVCSRDGGAVDGTVDELSRSGAASGLRADVRDEFDLERLMEHADRAGEREGIDAVVANAGITHGAPGEMPLDGESYSRFDDTLRTNVRGVFATVREAVPYLADDARILVPSGSIARETKPGMGAYAVSKAGAEAVVRQAHADLDATAMTLDLGVVDTALTGDQGGRDPEEVAPMFVWAVTEADPDEHGGGVVGLREWKSATR; this is translated from the coding sequence ATGGACGGAACCACCGCGGTCGTCACCGGCGGAACGCGCGGCGTCGGGCGAGCCGTCGCCTCGGCGTTCGCCGACGCCGGCGCCCACGTCGTCGTCTGTTCGCGCGACGGCGGCGCGGTCGACGGGACGGTCGACGAGCTCTCGCGCTCGGGTGCCGCCTCGGGACTGCGTGCGGACGTGCGCGACGAGTTCGACCTCGAACGCCTCATGGAGCACGCCGATCGCGCGGGCGAGCGAGAGGGGATCGACGCGGTCGTCGCAAACGCCGGCATCACCCACGGCGCGCCCGGCGAGATGCCGCTCGACGGCGAGTCGTACAGCCGGTTCGACGACACGCTCCGCACGAACGTCCGCGGCGTGTTCGCGACGGTCCGGGAGGCGGTCCCGTACCTGGCCGACGACGCGCGGATCCTCGTCCCCTCGGGGTCGATCGCCCGCGAGACGAAGCCGGGAATGGGCGCGTACGCCGTCTCGAAGGCCGGCGCCGAGGCGGTCGTCCGGCAGGCGCACGCCGACCTCGACGCGACGGCGATGACGCTGGATCTCGGGGTTGTCGACACCGCGCTCACGGGGGATCAGGGCGGACGGGACCCCGAGGAGGTGGCGCCGATGTTCGTGTGGGCGGTCACCGAGGCCGATCCCGACGAGCACGGCGGCGGGGTCGTCGGGCTCCGGGAGTGGAAGTCGGCGACGCGGTAG